The following proteins are co-located in the Gossypium hirsutum isolate 1008001.06 chromosome A02, Gossypium_hirsutum_v2.1, whole genome shotgun sequence genome:
- the LOC121209447 gene encoding BTB/POZ and TAZ domain-containing protein 4 isoform X1, with amino-acid sequence MEIITKQSPQGCNNICPTPPPLPGPAMNCRRKGSATKGNSCALTATRDLWDNLFDRGYRADVTIRTNDGGIIYAHAGVLGMASPVLRGMLKQAKGVGHKRLISIHGVQHDAVRVFIRFLYSSCYEQEEMKELVLPLLVLSHAFVVPQLKRICEQQLENSLLTLDNVVDVFQLSLLCDAPRLVLLTHRMILRNIKAVSATEGWIAMKRSHPALEKEILESMIYEEQMEKERIRKLNERKIYLQLYEAMEALVHICRDGCRTIGPCDKDLKDDQKPCTYEACKGIELLVRHFAGCKLRVLGGCIHCKRMWQLLELHSRLCADSGSCRVPLCRNFKDKVKKQFKKDEMKWKILAKKILSTKRIGGEPFFLSSKSISSY; translated from the exons ATGGAAATTATTACAAAGCAATCACCTCAAGGTTGCAATAATATTTGTCCAACGCCACCTCCATTACCAGGCCCAGCTATGAACTGTCGGCGTAAGGGATCGGCAACAAAAGGAAACAGCTGTGCGTTAACAGCCACGAGAGATTTGTGGGATAACCTCTTTGATAGGGGCTATAGGGCCGATGTTACAATTAGAACTAATGATGGTGGAATCATCTATGCACATGCCGGTGTTCTT GGCATGGCCTCTCCCGTCTTAAGAGGCATGTTGAAACAAGCAAAAGGTGTTGGCCATAAGAGATTGATTTCAATCCACGGTGTTCAGCACGACGCAGTTCGTGTTTTCATCCGGTTCTTGTACTCTTCCTG TTATGAGCAAGAAGAAATGAAGGAACTTGTCCTGCCATTGTTGGTATTGTCACATGCATTTGTTGTTCCTCAGTTGAAGCGAATTTGTGAACAGCAACTCGAGAACAGCTTGCTTACGCTAGACAATGTCGTCGATGTCTTCCAGCTCTCTTTACTTTGTGACGCACCTCGGCTCGTGCTGCTTACTCACCGTATGATCCTAAGGAACATCAAGGCTGTTTCCGCAACCGAAGGATGGATTGCCATGAAGAGGAGCCATCCAGCACTGGAAAAGGAAATTTTGGAATCCATGATCTATGAAGAACAA ATGGAGAAGGAGAGAATCAGAAAATTGAACGAGCGGAAGATTTACCTTCAATTATACGAAGCAATGGAGGCTCTTGTTCACATATGCAGAGACGGATGCAGGACAATTGGTCCATGCGATAAGGATTTAAAAGACGACCAAAAACCTTGCACTTACGAGGCCTGCAAAGGGATCGAATTGCTTGTTCGCCATTTCGCCGGTTGCAAGTTGAGAGTCCTCGGCGGTTGCATCCATTGCAAAAGAATGTGGCAGCTCCTCGAGTTACACTCCCGTCTCTGTGCGGATTCAGGTTCATGCAGAGTTCCTTTGTGCAG gaaTTTCAAGGATAAAGTCAAGAAACAATTTAAGAAGGATGAGATGAAATGGAAAATACTAGCTAAAAAAATCTTGAGCACAAAGAGAATTGGAGGTGAACCATTTTTTCTGTCCTCCAAGTCCATCTcttcatattaa
- the LOC121209447 gene encoding BTB/POZ and TAZ domain-containing protein 4 isoform X2: MEIITKQSPQGCNNICPTPPPLPGPAMNCRRKGSATKGNSCALTATRDLWDNLFDRGYRADVTIRTNDGGIIYAHAGVLGMASPVLRGMLKQAKGVGHKRLISIHGVQHDAVRVFIRFLYSSCYEQEEMKELVLPLLVLSHAFVVPQLKRICEQQLENSLLTLDNVVDVFQLSLLCDAPRLVLLTHRMILRNIKAVSATEGWIAMKRSHPALEKEILESMIYEEQMEKERIRKLNERKIYLQLYEAMEALVHICRDGCRTIGPCDKDLKDDQKPCTYEACKGIELLVRHFAGCKLRVLGGCIHCKRMWQLLELHSRLCADSGSCRVPLCRIKSRNNLRRMR; encoded by the exons ATGGAAATTATTACAAAGCAATCACCTCAAGGTTGCAATAATATTTGTCCAACGCCACCTCCATTACCAGGCCCAGCTATGAACTGTCGGCGTAAGGGATCGGCAACAAAAGGAAACAGCTGTGCGTTAACAGCCACGAGAGATTTGTGGGATAACCTCTTTGATAGGGGCTATAGGGCCGATGTTACAATTAGAACTAATGATGGTGGAATCATCTATGCACATGCCGGTGTTCTT GGCATGGCCTCTCCCGTCTTAAGAGGCATGTTGAAACAAGCAAAAGGTGTTGGCCATAAGAGATTGATTTCAATCCACGGTGTTCAGCACGACGCAGTTCGTGTTTTCATCCGGTTCTTGTACTCTTCCTG TTATGAGCAAGAAGAAATGAAGGAACTTGTCCTGCCATTGTTGGTATTGTCACATGCATTTGTTGTTCCTCAGTTGAAGCGAATTTGTGAACAGCAACTCGAGAACAGCTTGCTTACGCTAGACAATGTCGTCGATGTCTTCCAGCTCTCTTTACTTTGTGACGCACCTCGGCTCGTGCTGCTTACTCACCGTATGATCCTAAGGAACATCAAGGCTGTTTCCGCAACCGAAGGATGGATTGCCATGAAGAGGAGCCATCCAGCACTGGAAAAGGAAATTTTGGAATCCATGATCTATGAAGAACAA ATGGAGAAGGAGAGAATCAGAAAATTGAACGAGCGGAAGATTTACCTTCAATTATACGAAGCAATGGAGGCTCTTGTTCACATATGCAGAGACGGATGCAGGACAATTGGTCCATGCGATAAGGATTTAAAAGACGACCAAAAACCTTGCACTTACGAGGCCTGCAAAGGGATCGAATTGCTTGTTCGCCATTTCGCCGGTTGCAAGTTGAGAGTCCTCGGCGGTTGCATCCATTGCAAAAGAATGTGGCAGCTCCTCGAGTTACACTCCCGTCTCTGTGCGGATTCAGGTTCATGCAGAGTTCCTTTGTGCAG GATAAAGTCAAGAAACAATTTAAGAAGGATGAGATGA